The Acidobacteriota bacterium genome has a segment encoding these proteins:
- a CDS encoding ATP-binding cassette domain-containing protein, protein MVYLKGVSKYYRPDVTALKDIELLVEENSTTALLGEERSGKSTLLRLINRLEGPTSGQIQVGGVDVNRVNVLEHRATMGFVVPGGGLVPHRTLRQNVALAPRLASFPRARRGEEITRILGVVGLDDAAAGKYPAFASSIERLQAAFARALVASPPLVLLDEPFFGLGRTERDLMRREFLRVRSLCPKTTFVIATRDVVETVKLATVVVLMKEGRVLEAADTKTFIRSPRTKYGEALVRRHKFQIELEAVSLAELMIRDPIFITLSQANLPVSRAVFLMRKHRIGSLLVADENRVLQGLISLEDVQDGNPERRIGDAVKTNVFALNTTDSFSDALGFFVESEEEFLPVTDESNCLQGLITRKGISKQLEKLL, encoded by the coding sequence ATGGTTTATCTGAAAGGCGTTAGCAAATACTACCGTCCTGACGTTACCGCGCTCAAGGACATTGAGCTCCTCGTCGAGGAAAACAGCACGACGGCTCTTCTGGGGGAGGAGAGGTCGGGCAAATCCACACTGCTCCGGCTCATCAACCGGCTCGAGGGCCCCACTTCCGGGCAGATTCAGGTGGGCGGCGTGGACGTAAACCGGGTGAATGTGCTCGAACACCGGGCCACGATGGGCTTTGTCGTGCCCGGAGGCGGCCTCGTTCCACATCGAACCCTTCGCCAAAACGTCGCCCTCGCGCCGCGCTTGGCGTCTTTTCCGAGAGCCCGCCGCGGCGAGGAAATCACCCGCATCCTAGGGGTGGTCGGGCTTGATGATGCCGCCGCTGGAAAATATCCGGCTTTTGCAAGCTCCATTGAGCGCCTGCAAGCGGCGTTTGCACGCGCGCTCGTGGCGAGTCCGCCGCTCGTGCTTTTGGACGAGCCGTTCTTCGGACTCGGCCGCACGGAGCGCGACCTCATGCGGCGCGAGTTCCTGCGCGTCCGCTCCCTTTGCCCCAAAACCACGTTCGTAATCGCGACACGCGACGTCGTCGAAACCGTAAAGCTTGCGACCGTGGTGGTGCTGATGAAGGAGGGCCGCGTTCTCGAAGCGGCGGACACGAAGACGTTCATCCGGAGTCCCCGCACCAAGTACGGCGAGGCGCTCGTGCGGCGGCACAAGTTTCAAATCGAGCTTGAAGCCGTGAGCCTAGCCGAGTTGATGATTCGCGATCCCATCTTCATTACACTTTCCCAGGCGAATCTTCCCGTGTCGCGGGCGGTGTTTTTGATGCGCAAGCACCGCATCGGAAGCCTCCTCGTCGCGGACGAAAACCGCGTGCTGCAGGGCCTTATCAGCCTTGAGGATGTTCAAGACGGGAACCCAGAGCGGCGCATCGGCGACGCCGTCAAAACCAACGTCTTTGCATTGAATACGACGGACAGCTTTTCGGACGCCCTGGGATTTTTCGTGGAAAGCGAGGAGGAGTTCCTTCCCGTTACAGATGAA